In one Populus nigra chromosome 12, ddPopNigr1.1, whole genome shotgun sequence genomic region, the following are encoded:
- the LOC133670094 gene encoding glycine-rich protein A3: protein MGGGKDNSDKESTDKGLFSNLAGYAGGHYPPSAPYPPHGYPQQGYPPSGYPPPGGYPPSGYPPPGGYPPAGYPPPGGYPPPGGYPPPGGYPPPGAYPPAGYPGPSASHYSGHGPGMGTLLAGGAAAAAVAYGAHQMSHGGSHGYGHGGYHGYGHGKFKHGYGHGKFKHGKFGKRWKHGGFGKHKGKFFKRWK, encoded by the exons ATGGGAGGTGGCAAGGACAATTCTGACAAAGAGTCTACAGACAAGGGACTGTTTTCAAATCTTGCTGGCTATGCTGGTGGACATTACCCTCCAAGCGCACCATACCCTCCACATGGTTATCCACAACAGGGCTACCCACCTTCAGGCTACCCTCCCCCTGGCGGCTACCCACCTTCAGGCTACCCTCCCCCAGGAGGATACCCACCAGCAGGTTACCCTCCCCCTGGCGGTTACCCTCCCCCTGGCGGTTACCCACCCCCTGGCGGCTACCCTCCTCCTGGTGCTTACCCTCCAGCTGGTTACCCTGGCCCATCTGCTTCACATTATTCAG GGCATGGACCTGGAATGGGGACATTGTTAGCTGgaggtgctgctgctgctgcagttGCTTACGGGGCCCACCAGATGTCCCATGGAGGTTCCCATGGCTATGGTCACGGAGGTTACCATGGCTATGGTCATGGAAAGTTTAAGCATGGCTATGGTCATGGAAAGTTTAAGCATGGCAAGTTTGGCAAGCGCTGGAAGCATGGCGGATTTGGAAAGCACAAGGGCAAATTCTTCAAGAGATGGAAGTGA